In Brachypodium distachyon strain Bd21 chromosome 2, Brachypodium_distachyon_v3.0, whole genome shotgun sequence, one genomic interval encodes:
- the LOC100829792 gene encoding pentatricopeptide repeat-containing protein At1g30610, chloroplastic → MAAPPSASMGLLNLGGCGVLLPSLQPSSVPHGFLVLRRDIPVLPLNWGLVRRGRVLDAGFGAASALAGEAGTGSSELRHIEKELTFSPTFTDYVKMMESVKLDRSKSSQGGDSDGRSSRRRFVGDGDASVGRRVDRELGDPRNQSFERKRGAHRDRGSERGREERSANNDIAKNFTGLVERRMSTDAENSSYRQGKVEEYVQRRIVRGERSKTGDSTDNNGRRQFASYVKTKDNRDSMVESAGNRHAHSNARKDLQERATSIVSRTSVTRDSNILLENPKSTLNEGKGDFTNRRIKNIHEQDFKYPRERKISSSKVNSDSKFQRYQHKVESAGRNLVVGRFRGSDTGYSKPTVSMQTVSENYGHPRYGLEHGKPETIRTQKGENVQLGKFVRRDSEAVIDDRAAFKTFEVFTDVRNRPRVLQMEIEERIQKLASQLNATDVNTPEWKFSKMIHDAQIKFTDHSILRIVQILGRYGNWKRVLQVVEWLQSRERFKSYKSRYIYTTVLDVLGKAKKPFEALNVFYTMLDQMSSYPDIAAYHCIAVTLGQAGLVKELFDVIDCMRSPPRKKFMAGPVQNWDPRLEPDLIVYNAVLNACVQQKQWEGTFWVLQQLKEKNIRPTNTTYGLVMEVMLVCGKYNLVYEFFDRVKQKSIPGALNYKVLVNALWREGKIDEAVMAVKDMEKRGIVGSASLYYDLARCLCSGGRCKEALLQVEKICKVANKPLVVTYTGLIQICIDSGSMENAKYIFNEMCSYCSPNNVTCNIMLKSYIEHGMFEDAKDLLENILNGRIGSKLDSSQTAEADKFTFNTFLEACAEAKKWNDFEDAFRKMLSNGYHFDERRHLRMVLDAYRNGKEQLLENIWDYLCHHGRVPPVPMIMERFCLKLRQGDTTTALSCISSFQESKIRRVSSMSWFNLLNRNADRLKEESIAKLVHELNNYASSGSTCDSLYQNILSSCTEFLSGGKAPSDAQMPLCNP, encoded by the exons atggcggcgccgccaagcGCGAGCATGGGTCTGCTCAATTTGGGCGGGTGCGGAGTTTTGCTCCCTTCCTTGCAGCCTAGTTCAGTCCCACACGGGTTTTTGGTCCTTAGAAGGGACATCCCAGTGTTGCCTTTGAACTGGGGTTTGGTGAGAAGAGGTAGGGTTCTCGATGCTGGTTTCGGGGCTGCGAGTGCGCTGGCTGGCGAGGCTGGTACCGGTTCATCGGAGTTGCGGCACATCGAGAAGGAGCTGACGTTTAGCCCGACATTCACCGACTATGTGAAGATGATGGAGTCGGTGAAGTTGGACAGGAGCAAGAGTTCCCAAGGAGGTGATTCGGACGGCCGGAGCTCTAGGAGGAGGTTCGTGGGTGATGGTGATGCATCAGTTGGTCGGCGAGTGGATAGGGAGTTGGGTGATCCAAGGAATCAATCATTTGAGAGAAAAAGAGGGGCTCATAGGGACAGAGGGAGTGAGAGAGGTAGGGAAGAGAGATCGGCGAACAATGATATTGCAAAGAATTTTACTGGATTGGTGGAGAGAAGAATGTCGACTGATGCTGAAAATAGCAGTTATAGACAGGGAAAGGTTGAAGAATATGTACAGAGAAGAATAGTTAGAGGCGAGCGGAGCAAAACTGGAGATAGCACGGATAACAATGGCCGCAGGCAATTTGCATCATATGTGAAGACTAAAGATAATAGAGATAGCATGGTTGAATCAGCAGGGAACAGGCATGCCCATTCAAATGCACGGAAGGATTTACAAGAACGGGCAACTTCTATTGTAAGTCGTACTTCTGTCACTCGGGATAGCAACATTTTATTGGAGAACCCAAAGTCCACATTAAATGAGGGAAAAGGAGATTTTACCAACAGAAGAATTAAAAATATACACGAACAGGACTTCAAATATCctagagagagaaaaatttCCAGTAGCAAGGTCAATTCTGACAGTAAGTTTCAAAGATACCAGCATAAAGTAGAAAGTGCAGGAAGAAATCTTGTAGTTGGTAGGTTTAGAGGTAGTGACACGGGATATAGCAAACCTACTGTAAGCATGCAAACAGTGTCTGAGAATTATGGTCATCCAAGATATGGTTTGGAGCATGGAAAACCTGAAACAATTCGAACACAGAAAGGGGAAAATGTTCAGTTGGGGAAGTTTGTTAGGAGAGATTCAGAAGCCGTAATTGATGACAGGGCTGCTTTCAAGACTTTTGAGGTATTCACTGATGTGAGGAACAGACCACGGGTTCTTCAAATGGAAATAGAAGAGAGAATTCAGAAATTAGCTAGCCA gcTCAATGCTACAGATGTAAATACTCCGGAGTGGAAATTCTCTAAGATGATTCATGATGCACAAATCAAATTCACTGATCACTCTATACTAAGAATTGTTCAAATATTGGGTCGATATGGAAACTGGAAACGTGTTCTGCAAGTTGTTGAGTGGCTTCAATCACGTGAAAGATTCAAGTCTTACAAGAGCAG GTATATTTATACAACAGTGCTCGATGTTCTTGGGAAGGCGAAGAAACCTTTTGAGGCATTGAATGTATTTTACACCATGCTG GACCAAATGTCTTCTTATCCTGACATCGCAGCTTATCATTGTATTGCTGTGACTCTTGGGCAAGCTGGTCTTGTGAAAGAACTATTTGATGTGATTGATTGCATGCGTTCTCCTCCTAGGAAGAAGTTTATGGCGGGCCCTGTTCAGAATTGGGATCCTCGGTTGGAGCCAGACCTCATTGTATACAATGCG GTTTTAAATGCTTGTGTGCAACAAAAGCAATGGGAAGGAACATTCTGGGTACTGCAACAGTTGAAAGAGAAGAATATTCGCCCAACAAATACAACATATGGTCTTGTGATGGAG GTAATGCTTGTTTGTGGCAAGTATAACTTGGTGTATGAGTTCTTCGACAGGGTGAAGCAAAAATCAATTCCTGGTGCTTTGAACTATAAAG TTCTCGTAAATGCACTTTGGAGAGAAGGAAAGATTGATGAAGCAGTGATGGCCGTGAAGGATATGGAAAAACGTGGAATTGTTGGTTCTGCAAGTCTCTATTATGACCTTGCTCGGTGCCTTTGCAGTGGAGGGCGTTGCAAAGAAGCACTTCTCCAG GTTGAGAAGATATGCAAGGTTGCAAACAAACCCCTGGTTGTTACCTACACAGGACTTATTCAAATTTGCATAGACAGTGGAAGTATGGAAAATGCTAAATATATATTCAACGAAATGTGCAGCTACTGCTCACCTAATAATGTGACTTGTAACATCATGCTGAAGTCATACATTGAACATGGAATGTTTGAAGATGCAAAAGATCTACTGGAGAATATTCTAAATGGCAGGATAGGGAGCAAACTGGATTCTAGTCAAACAGCAGAAGCTGACAAGTTTACTTTCAATACTTTCCTGGAGGCTTGTGCTGAAGCAAAGAAGTGGAATGACTTTGAGGATGCATTTCGCAAAATGTTATCTAATGGCTACCACTTTGATGAACGAAGGCACCTCCGTATGGTACTTGATGCCTATAGGAATGGGAAG GAACAGCTTCTGGAAAATATATGGGACTACCTGTGTCACCATGGCCGGGTTCCACCTGTCCCTATGATAATGGAAAGATTTTGCTTAAAATTGAGACAAGGTGACACAACGACAGCACTCTCCTGCATCAGCAGCTTCCAGGAGAGCAAGATACGCAGGGTTTCCTCCATGTCATGGTTCAATCTGCTGAACCGTAATGCGGATCGCCTGAAGGAGGAAAGCATCGCCAAGCTTGTCCACGAACTCAACAACTACGCAAGCTCAGGGAGTACCTGTGATTCGTTGTACCAAAACATTCTGAGCAGTTGTACAGAATTCCTTTCTGGTGGAAAAGCGCCTTCTGATGCACAGATGCCTTTATGTAATCCTTAA